One region of Chanodichthys erythropterus isolate Z2021 chromosome 17, ASM2448905v1, whole genome shotgun sequence genomic DNA includes:
- the snapc3 gene encoding snRNA-activating protein complex subunit 3 codes for MAEGSVLMHEEKQHENVPVYEFVNVNSSEFHIGTFRDLWLEVLNPEVYSHCATAPEVEDVEFIEEMGIEPKTLEELKNICGADSLKSGHEDPDSLPSDPHLSTLKLRKRRQDYKETLTRDTLDRHEVYANELEMISVGKKPESPGDLVPEGEMVLSFNIMYPVLFQRFKRVRAFQTVHVLGSQRLTELRDAICCVSDLQVFGEFSNTPDMVPQFISKDHYKSAFFFFNGTFFNDTRFPECRDISETTREWARSRGFPHFQTATMEDTSFYDLKMKVGFPYYYTHQGDCEHVVILTDVRLVHQDDCLDMKLYPLITHKHRVVTRKCSVCHLYISRWITSSDALAPTDPCLYCDQCFRMFHYDDEGNKLGDFLAYAYVDPGTFN; via the coding sequence ATGGCGGAAGGAAGCGTTTTGATGCACGAAGAAAAGCAACACGAAAACGTGCCCGTGTATGAATTCGTCAACGTGAACTCGAGCGAGTTTCACATCGGCACATTCAGAGATTTATGGCTGGAAGTGTTAAATCCAGAGGTGTATTCACACTGTGCCACGGCCCCAGAGGTCGAGGATGTGGAGTTCATTGAGGAGATGGGGATTGAGCCAAAGACACTGGAGGAGCTCAAGAACATCTGCGGCGCTGATTCTCTGAAGAGCGGACATGAAGACCCAGACAGCTTACCATCAGATCCTCATCTGTCCACTCTGAAACTACGCAAAAGAAGACAGGATTATAAAGAAACTCTGACCAGAGACACTCTCGACAGACATGAGGTCTACGCCAATGAACTGGAGATGATATCTGTGGGAAAGAAGCCGGAGAGCCCCGGAGACCTGGTCCCTGAGGGCGAGATGGTCCTGAGCTTCAACATCATGTACCCGGTGCTGTTCCAGCGCTTCAAGCGAGTGAGGGCCTTCCAGACGGTGCACGTGTTGGGCTCCCAGAGGCTGACCGAGCTCAGAGACGCCATCTGCTGCGTCAGCGACCTGCAGGTGTTCGGAGAGTTCAGCAACACCCCGGACATGGTGCCTCAGTTCATCAGCAAGGACCATTACAAGTCtgccttcttcttcttcaacgGAACCTTCTTCAATGACACACGCTTCCCAGAATGCCGAGACATCAGCGAGACCACCCGGGAATGGGCCCGGTCCAGAGGCTTCCCGCACTTCCAGACTGCTACGATGGAGGACACGTCTTTCTACGACCTGAAGATGAAGGTCGGGTTTCCGTATTACTACACTCACCAGGGCGACTGTGAGCATGTCGTTATCCTCACTGACGTCCGGCTGGTCCATCAGGACGACTGTTTGGACATGAAGCTGTACCCACTCATCACGCACAAGCACAGGGTCGTGACCCGGAAGTGTTCTGTGTGTCACCTGTACATCAGCAGGTGGATCACCTCCAGCGACGCTCTGGCCCCGACGGACCCCTGCCTGTACTGTGACCAGTGCTTCCGGATGTTTCACTATGACGATGAAGGGAACAAGCTAGGAGATTTCCTGGCCTA
- the dnajc30b gene encoding dnaJ (Hsp40) homolog, subfamily C, member 30b — translation MTGLVMAEVSGCVWSGAHKLCALKSLRTRCHFHPLPLTGARAYSFRSAGDSSAPLHRSRTAYYDILKVSPNATQAQIKSAYYKQSFLHHPDRNRSRSEEAARSFALVAEAYSVLGSSGLRRKYDRGILNQTDVQNAGRPSSSDASKPRRAPNASKSGGDAYFDFDAFYQAHYGEQLQREKLMRLRREQLQRLQQENFRKWKQGKVTEVTVAFLLVCGGVILLSLRS, via the coding sequence ATGACAGGTCTGGTCATGGCGGAGGTCAGCGGCTGTGTCTGGAGCGGGGCACACAAACTCTGCGCTCTTAAATCGCTCCGGACGCGCTGTCACTTTCACCCGCTGCCTCTGACGGGAGCTCGCGCGTACAGCTTCCGCTCAGCCGGCGATTCCTCCGCCCCGCTCCACCGCAGCCGAACCGCCTATTACGACATCCTGAAAGTGTCCCCGAACGCCACGCAAGCCCAGATCAAGAGCGCCTATTATAAACAGTCGTTCCTGCACCACCCGGACCGGAACCGCAGCCGCAGCGAGGAGGCGGCGCGGAGCTTCGCGCTCGTGGCTGAAGCCTACAGTGTGCTCGGCAGCAGCGGCCTCCGGAGGAAGTACGACCGCGGCATACTCAACCAGACAGACGTGCAGAACGCCGGGAGACCGTCATCCTCAGACGCGTCAAAGCCTCGACGCGCCCCGAACGCGTCCAAGAGCGGTGGCGACGCGTACTTTGACTTCGACGCGTTCTATCAGGCGCATTACGGCGAGCAGCTGCAGAGAGAGAAGCTGATGAGACTCAGACGAGAGCAGCTCCAGCGGCTGCAGCAGGAGAACTTCCGCAAGTGGAAGCAGGGGAAGGTGACTGAGGTGACGGTCGCGTTTCTGCTGGTGTGCGGAGGCGTCATCCTCCTGAGCCTGAGGTCCTGA
- the LOC137004891 gene encoding SH2B adapter protein 2, producing the protein MNGDGAPISPEHSSCTLPDWKEFCELHARASAADFAYKFRRFISENPCYDSPGADANFSQHFAQHFLTCFSAALDQVQGLGSPGDTSAPKYSIVPFVGIQSCTLPFSHDLYHRRKDVGASSESLDSMDSGGGGASGQEQQTPTRKMATVSQSRSSEDVSLGRRKARFKKGFSLRNMSLSVVDGVKEIWHRRASPEPDPSGSSRRTNGAESIGSEHWSQKLRLPRASQGHKAELLEIQREGALRYMVADDTNCMGAAQWQKCRLLLRKTAGTYMDTGEKFQLEFYVPPKSSKPKVSVPLSAIVEVRTTMPLEMPDKDNTFVLKVENGAEYILETIDSLQKNSWVADIQDCIDPGDSGDDIELASCALVQPPKDFTLVSSCSCELLCDGSHRGSERLCSVAVDQLTAAYCQELPITQHPSHVPLERFLQSPEAQNTDTPASGSPGETPRDVEGDASLAGYPWFHGTLSRVRAAQLVLAGGARSHGLFVIRQSETRPGEYVLTFNFQGKAKHLRLSVNDSGQCHVHHLWFQTVADMLRHFHAHPIPLESGGSTDITLRSFVQVQRSPTDAAAPHVPAPPRDTAVCRAEPPQSTHQLSGAPSDAALSSSSSSSPMAQPAAGGLHSRSNSAERLLEPAAANEDYHDSDGTRRTRAVENQYSFY; encoded by the exons ATGAACGGCGACGGGGCTCCCATCAGCCCGGAGCACTCCTCCTGCACGCTGCCCGATTGGAAGGAGTTCTGTGAGCTGCACGCACGAGCTTCCGCAGCCGATTTTGCCTACAAATTCCGGCGATTCATTAGCGAGAACCCATGCTACGACTCGCCCGGTGCTGACGCCAACTTTTCACAACACTTTGCGCAGCATTTCTTGACCTGCTTCTCTGCCGCCCTCGACCAGGTTCAAGGTCTTGGCTCTCCGGGCGACACCTCCGCTCCTAAGTACAGCATCGTGCCCTTTGTGGGAATACAGAGTTGCACGTTGCCCTTCAGCCACGACCTCTACCATCGGCGCAAAGACGTGGGGGCCTCGAGCGAATCTCTGGATAGCATGGACAGCGGAGGGGGTGGAGCCAGCGGACAGGAACAGCAAACGCCCACCCGCAAGATGGCAACCGTGAGCCAGTCCAGAAGTTCGGAAGACGTGTCGCTGGGGCGTCGCAAGGCACGCTTCAAAAAGGGCTTTTCCCTGCGCAACATGAGTCTGAGCGTGGTGGACGGGGTGAAGGAGATCTGGCACCGCAGGGCCTCTCCAGAACCGGACCCCTCGGGGAGCTCCAGGAGGACCAACGGAGCCGAGTCCATAGGGTCCGAACACTGGAGCCAGAAGCTACGGCTACCGCGGGCCTCTCAGGGGCACAAGGCAGAACTGTTGGAGATCCAGAGGGAGGGTGCACTCAGATACATGGTGGCCGATGACACTAACTGTATGGGGGCGGCACAGTGGCAGAAATGCAGGTTACTGCTGAGGAAGACGGCCGGCACGTACATGGACACTGGAGAGAAGTTTCAGCTTGAGTTCTACGTTCCACCAAAG TCATCTAAACCCAAAGTGAGCGTCCCTCTGTCTGCTATTGTGGAGGTGAGGACCACCATGCCTCTAGAGATGCCCGACAAAGACAACACGTTTGTGCTCAAG GTAGAAAATGGTGCTGAGTACATTTTGGAAACCATCGACTCGTTGCAGAAGAACTCGTGGGTCGCAGACATCCAGGACTGTATAGACCCTGG GGACAGCGGCGATGACATTGAGCTGGCGTCGTGTGCTCTCGTCCAGCCACCCAAAGACTTCACGCTGGTGTCCTCCTGCAGCTGCGAGCTGCTATGTGACG GTTCTCATCGGGGCTCTGAGCGGTTGTGCTCTGTTGCTGTGGATCAGTTGACTGCTGCTTACTGCCAGGAGCTGCCCATCACCCAGCACCCCTCACATGTGCCGCTAGAGCGATTCCTGCAGTCCCCAGAGGCCCAGAACACAGACACACCGGCATCAG GAAGTCCAGGTGAAACGCCGAGGGATGTGGAAGGAGATGCCAGTTTGGCGGGTTACCCATGGTTCCACGGGACCCTGTCGCGGGTGCGAGCGGCCCAGCTCGTTCTCGCCGGTGGTGCGCGCAGTCACGGTTTGTTTGTGATCCGTCAGAGCGAGACGCGTCCTGGAGAATACGTCCTCACCTTCAACTTCCAGGGCAAAGCCAAG CACCTGCGGTTGTCTGTGAATGACAGCGGTCAGTGTCACGTGCATCACCTGTGGTTCCAGACGGTGGCCGACATGCTGCGGCACTTCCACGCGCACCCCATCCCTCTGGAGTCCGGCGGCTCCACCGACATCACACTGCGCTCATTCGTACAGGTCCAGCGCTCGCCCACAG atGCGGCGGCTCCTCATGTCCCAGCCCCCCCGCGGGACACCGCTGTCTGTCGGGCAGAACCGCCCCAGTCGACACATCAGCTGTCCGGCGCTCCGTCAGACGCGGCGCTGTCGTCCAGCTCGTCCTCGTCGCCGATGGCCCAGCCGGCCGCAGGAGGCCTCCACAGCCGCAGCAACAGTGCCGAGAGGCTGCTGGAACCTGCCGCCGCTAACGAAGACTACCACGACAGCGACGGCACGCGGCGGACTAGAGCTGTGGAGAACCAGTACTCCTTCTACTGA